A stretch of Parvimonas micra DNA encodes these proteins:
- the ylqF gene encoding ribosome biogenesis GTPase YlqF, with translation MNINWYPGHMKKTMDNIRASLKLVDIVGEIIDARIPISSKNPVIDDVLKDKPRIMILNKSDMADENETKKWLSYYRKKGYGAVVVDALHSKGLDKIYSVAKEMLADKFKKLEEKNLSAKTIRMMIVGIPNVGKSTFINSISKRKSAKIGDRPGVTKQVQWINTKNDLELLDTPGVLWPKFEDERIGLHLAFTGAIKDEIMDIENLAFRFIDEINKRDVNILKNRYNLSEDSYEDTLYLMDEIGRNRGAILKKNEIDYFKVANLVFDDFRKVKLGRITLETVEDIEKFEEDNGN, from the coding sequence ATGAATATAAATTGGTATCCGGGTCATATGAAAAAGACTATGGATAATATAAGAGCGTCATTAAAGTTGGTTGATATTGTTGGAGAGATAATAGATGCAAGAATTCCAATAAGCAGTAAAAATCCTGTTATTGATGATGTTTTAAAGGATAAGCCTAGAATTATGATTTTAAATAAATCGGATATGGCTGATGAAAATGAGACTAAAAAGTGGCTTAGCTATTATAGAAAAAAAGGTTATGGAGCTGTTGTTGTAGATGCACTTCATTCAAAGGGTTTGGACAAGATTTATTCAGTTGCTAAAGAGATGTTAGCTGATAAATTTAAAAAGCTTGAGGAAAAAAATCTTTCTGCAAAGACAATTAGAATGATGATTGTAGGAATTCCAAATGTTGGGAAATCCACTTTTATTAATTCTATTTCAAAGAGAAAGAGTGCAAAAATAGGAGATAGACCTGGTGTTACAAAACAGGTTCAATGGATTAATACAAAGAATGATTTGGAGCTTTTAGACACTCCAGGGGTGCTTTGGCCTAAGTTTGAAGATGAGAGAATCGGGTTGCATTTGGCTTTTACAGGGGCAATTAAGGATGAGATTATGGATATTGAAAATTTAGCTTTTCGTTTTATTGATGAGATAAATAAAAGAGATGTAAATATTTTGAAAAATAGATATAATCTATCTGAAGATTCCTATGAGGATACATTGTATTTAATGGATGAAATCGGAAGAAATAGAGGAGCAATTTTAAAGAAAAATGAAATTGATTATTTTAAGGTTGCAAATTTAGTTTTTGATGATTTTAGAAAAGTAAAACTTGGAAGAATAACTTTAGAGACTGTAGAAGATATTGAAAAATTTGAGGAAGATAATGGAAATTAG
- a CDS encoding YraN family protein encodes MKAKDIGNLGEDIAVKFLLEKGYEIIERNFLKPFGEIDIIAKDKDFLVFIEVKARKNVNFGFPREFVNGSKIKKIQDVAQIYMMEKNLFGAKIRFDVIEIIFDNHKITHIENAF; translated from the coding sequence ATGAAAGCTAAAGATATTGGAAATCTAGGGGAAGATATAGCTGTTAAATTTCTTTTAGAAAAGGGCTATGAAATTATTGAGAGGAATTTTTTAAAACCTTTTGGAGAGATTGATATAATAGCAAAGGATAAAGATTTTTTAGTTTTTATTGAAGTTAAGGCTAGAAAAAATGTAAATTTCGGCTTTCCAAGAGAATTTGTAAATGGAAGTAAGATAAAAAAGATACAAGACGTTGCTCAGATTTATATGATGGAGAAAAATTTATTTGGAGCAAAAATTCGATTTGATGTTATAGAAATAATTTTTGACAATCATAAAATTACACATATAGAAAATGCTTTTTAG
- a CDS encoding PBECR2 nuclease fold domain-containing protein, whose translation MIVKDSIKELLGLETDLSEIEYSKHGLKRHLEKRKHYDVLKYVDKISDIIENPDYVGINTNGKKLALEYVKCYKKNILLALKVNKTKDKFFIVSMYSINDYKLNSRKFSGRLKKVDKE comes from the coding sequence ATGATAGTAAAGGATAGTATTAAAGAATTATTAGGTCTTGAAACAGACTTATCAGAAATAGAATATTCTAAGCATGGTTTAAAAAGACATCTTGAAAAAAGAAAGCATTATGATGTTTTAAAATATGTAGATAAAATTAGTGATATAATTGAAAATCCTGATTATGTAGGAATTAATACAAATGGAAAAAAACTGGCTTTGGAGTATGTAAAATGTTATAAAAAGAATATTTTACTGGCTTTAAAAGTTAATAAAACTAAAGATAAATTTTTTATTGTCAGCATGTATAGCATAAATGACTATAAATTAAACAGCAGAAAATTTAGTGGAAGACTAAAGAAGGTTGACAAAGAGTAA
- the cas9 gene encoding type II CRISPR RNA-guided endonuclease Cas9 (Cas9, originally named Csn1, is the large, multifunctional signature protein of type II CRISPR/Cas systems. It is well known even to general audiences because its RNA-guided endonuclease activity has made it a popular tool for custom editing of eukaryotic genomes.) → MGKQEFKDYYLGFDIGTNSVGWSVTDQQYKILRFNKKDMWGSRLFEEAKTAKERRVYRNSRRRLDRRKRRLKLLEELFLDEISKVDNTFFRRLEESNLYNEDKSIKFNYALFNDKDYTDIDFYNEYKTIYHLRKDLIFEDRKFDIRLVFIALHHILKYRGHFIFEGQSFEDIKSFDFIFEELSSWIFENFDFNIDINLKERIEEIILSDNTKSIKKTEFKKIFSDNRILAILNMGVGSKVDLKDVFNNEELKDQKISFAEIDYENEKRDEFYQLLGENIFIVDLSKKIYDFMVLKKILKNSDSFSESKVDLYCEHKKDLDSLKYIFKKYLKPSDYYKFFRSNSEKINYPSYIGLSKIKTKRLIENKKCSISDINKEVKNKYLKDIQVEAEDEELFNNILHKLDENKFLEKLKSGENSTVPYQVHEIELKKILDNQRKYHSFLNEKSDGMTICEKIIKLFEFRIPYYVGPLNTDENVKGTNTWVVRKDENTKSPITPWNFKEKVDTQKSAENFIKRMTNRCTYLRREDVIPKNSLLYEEFVLLNELNKVTVDNELLHPTLKNEIIEELFKTIVKVTKKKFAEFLKKKQAVSDVESITGVDVEFNGKLQGYNTFRKILGEKIENKNVKNFVERCIELKCLYGSDKELFKNAVGELYKEYNITDEEFTKINKLNFNKWGRLSKEFLTVISFGKTDGTERFESVIEALRSTNYNSMELLSDKFNLKSKIDEINEEDDFSNIDIKEYVNELYVSPSVKRSIIQTYKIAMEIKKITGKNPKKVFIEMAKGGGEKGKRTERRKDKIKELYKNMKDSLSDYCNNLQDLSSQVEKYDDNRLRQKKLFLYFMQMGKSMYTGNDIDLSELFNNNIYDIDHIYPQSKVKDDSFDNIVLVEKQENHSKSNELIKPEIQSRMNNYWIFLRENKFISKEKYNRLTRKKNFTDEELGDFVARQLVTTRQSTKEVAKLFEKLFDGTEVVYSKASLVSDFRERFDIIKVREVNDAHHAQDAYLNIVVGNVFNTKFTKNYWKFIREVKNKNEENPDKKEGYNFEKIYESDVFRNENVAWVFSKENKEINTINTVNKMVYRKTVNITEMLVEGKGQLFNLTIKDRTQLKKKVGNIVANIPKSLKNRNRQLKNDELAKKYGYFDSLNNSYFVLFKYEEKGNEKIGFDGITIVDKEKLKNNSDIEKFLENKGNKNSKLIRKIFKNQKVLIDGYPYLIKSFNKNGVIKFDNFKSLYLDETYLKFTNDAIKFEKNNANVDLKKQKYIVSFLKKKKQNEINETYEECIDRLNNGFDTLFLKLCDIQKSSIYKNYKLQDFNSNKKSIEIKDKFDIFKSLDLYSKSKLIKEFLNYYKYEKNDLDFSLIDIDKKANCLQKTLQEDLIKDFVIVDESVTGLFVKKERLE, encoded by the coding sequence ATGGGAAAGCAAGAATTTAAAGATTATTATTTAGGATTCGACATAGGAACGAATTCTGTTGGCTGGTCTGTTACAGATCAACAATATAAAATTTTAAGGTTTAATAAAAAGGATATGTGGGGTAGTAGGCTATTTGAAGAGGCGAAAACAGCTAAGGAAAGAAGAGTTTACAGAAATAGTAGAAGAAGGCTCGATAGAAGAAAAAGACGTCTAAAACTATTGGAAGAACTATTTTTAGACGAGATATCAAAAGTTGATAATACTTTTTTTAGGAGACTTGAAGAAAGTAATTTATACAACGAAGATAAGTCTATTAAGTTTAATTATGCTTTATTTAATGACAAAGATTACACAGATATTGACTTTTATAATGAATATAAAACTATTTACCATTTAAGAAAAGATTTAATTTTTGAAGATAGGAAATTTGATATAAGACTTGTATTTATAGCTTTGCATCATATTTTAAAGTATAGAGGTCATTTTATCTTTGAAGGACAAAGTTTTGAAGATATAAAAAGTTTTGATTTTATTTTTGAAGAATTATCATCTTGGATTTTCGAAAATTTTGATTTTAATATTGATATAAATTTAAAAGAAAGAATAGAAGAAATTATTTTAAGTGATAATACTAAATCAATAAAGAAAACAGAGTTCAAAAAGATATTTTCAGATAATAGAATATTAGCTATTTTGAATATGGGTGTAGGGAGTAAAGTAGATCTTAAAGATGTTTTTAACAATGAAGAACTTAAAGACCAAAAAATTAGTTTTGCTGAAATTGATTATGAAAATGAAAAAAGAGATGAATTTTATCAACTTTTAGGAGAAAATATTTTTATCGTTGATTTATCTAAGAAAATATACGATTTTATGGTTTTAAAGAAAATACTTAAAAATAGTGATAGTTTTTCAGAATCTAAAGTAGATTTATATTGTGAACATAAAAAAGATTTAGATAGTTTAAAATATATTTTTAAAAAATATTTAAAACCTTCTGATTATTATAAGTTTTTTAGAAGTAATTCTGAAAAAATAAATTATCCTAGTTATATAGGATTAAGTAAAATAAAAACAAAAAGATTAATTGAAAATAAGAAATGTAGTATATCTGATATAAATAAGGAAGTAAAAAATAAATATCTTAAAGATATACAAGTTGAAGCTGAAGATGAAGAGTTATTTAATAATATTTTGCATAAGCTTGATGAAAATAAATTTTTAGAAAAACTTAAAAGTGGAGAAAACTCAACAGTTCCTTATCAAGTTCATGAAATAGAACTAAAGAAAATACTTGATAATCAAAGAAAATATCATTCATTCTTAAATGAAAAAAGTGATGGTATGACTATTTGTGAAAAGATTATAAAACTTTTTGAGTTTAGAATTCCATATTATGTAGGACCTCTTAATACAGACGAAAATGTAAAAGGTACTAATACTTGGGTTGTTAGAAAAGATGAAAATACCAAAAGTCCAATAACTCCTTGGAATTTTAAAGAAAAAGTTGATACACAAAAGAGTGCTGAAAATTTCATTAAAAGAATGACTAATAGATGTACTTACTTAAGACGAGAAGATGTTATACCCAAAAACTCACTATTATATGAAGAATTTGTTCTTTTAAATGAATTAAATAAAGTTACAGTTGATAATGAGCTTTTACATCCTACTTTAAAGAATGAGATAATAGAAGAATTATTTAAAACAATAGTTAAAGTTACAAAGAAAAAATTTGCTGAGTTTTTGAAGAAAAAGCAAGCTGTAAGTGATGTTGAGAGCATTACTGGAGTAGATGTTGAGTTCAATGGTAAGTTGCAAGGATATAATACATTTAGAAAAATTTTAGGTGAAAAAATAGAAAATAAAAATGTAAAAAACTTTGTTGAAAGATGTATAGAACTTAAATGCTTATATGGAAGTGATAAAGAATTATTTAAAAATGCAGTTGGAGAATTATATAAAGAATATAATATAACCGATGAAGAATTTACTAAAATTAATAAATTAAATTTTAACAAATGGGGAAGACTATCTAAAGAATTTCTAACAGTTATAAGTTTTGGAAAAACTGATGGTACAGAAAGATTTGAAAGTGTTATAGAAGCATTAAGAAGCACCAATTATAATTCAATGGAACTTTTATCTGACAAATTTAATTTAAAATCTAAAATAGATGAAATTAATGAAGAAGATGATTTTTCTAATATAGATATAAAAGAATATGTTAATGAATTATATGTTTCTCCATCAGTTAAGCGTTCTATTATTCAAACTTATAAAATAGCTATGGAAATAAAGAAAATTACAGGCAAAAATCCTAAAAAAGTATTTATTGAAATGGCAAAAGGTGGAGGAGAAAAAGGAAAGAGAACTGAAAGAAGAAAAGATAAAATTAAAGAATTGTATAAAAATATGAAAGACTCACTTTCTGATTATTGCAATAATTTACAAGATTTAAGTTCGCAAGTTGAAAAATATGATGATAATAGATTAAGACAAAAGAAGTTATTTTTATATTTTATGCAAATGGGAAAATCTATGTATACAGGAAATGATATAGATTTATCAGAATTATTTAATAATAATATTTACGATATTGATCATATTTATCCACAATCAAAAGTAAAAGATGATAGCTTTGATAATATAGTATTGGTTGAAAAACAAGAAAATCATAGTAAATCAAATGAACTTATTAAACCTGAAATTCAATCCAGGATGAATAATTATTGGATCTTTTTAAGAGAAAATAAATTCATTTCAAAAGAAAAATATAATAGACTTACAAGAAAGAAAAATTTTACAGATGAAGAACTTGGTGATTTTGTTGCTAGACAACTTGTTACAACAAGACAATCTACAAAAGAAGTAGCTAAACTTTTTGAAAAACTTTTTGATGGAACAGAAGTTGTATATTCAAAAGCTTCTTTAGTAAGTGATTTTAGAGAACGATTTGATATTATAAAGGTAAGAGAAGTAAATGATGCACATCATGCTCAAGATGCCTATTTAAATATAGTAGTAGGCAATGTTTTTAATACTAAATTTACTAAAAATTATTGGAAATTCATAAGAGAAGTAAAAAATAAAAATGAAGAAAATCCTGACAAAAAAGAAGGATATAATTTTGAAAAGATTTATGAATCTGATGTATTTCGTAATGAAAATGTGGCATGGGTATTTTCAAAAGAAAATAAAGAAATTAATACAATAAATACTGTAAATAAAATGGTATATAGAAAAACTGTAAACATAACTGAAATGCTTGTTGAGGGTAAAGGTCAACTGTTTAATTTAACTATAAAGGATAGGACACAATTAAAGAAAAAAGTTGGAAATATAGTTGCAAATATACCTAAATCATTAAAAAACAGAAATAGACAGTTAAAAAATGATGAATTAGCTAAAAAATATGGATACTTTGATTCGCTAAATAATTCTTATTTTGTTTTGTTTAAGTATGAAGAAAAAGGGAATGAAAAGATTGGGTTTGATGGAATAACTATTGTTGATAAAGAAAAGTTAAAAAATAATTCAGATATAGAAAAATTCTTAGAAAATAAAGGGAATAAAAATTCTAAGTTGATAAGAAAGATATTTAAGAATCAAAAAGTGTTAATAGATGGATATCCTTATTTAATTAAATCTTTCAATAAAAATGGTGTTATTAAATTTGATAATTTTAAGTCGCTATATCTTGATGAAACTTATTTAAAGTTTACAAATGATGCTATAAAATTTGAAAAGAATAATGCTAATGTCGATTTAAAAAAGCAAAAATATATTGTAAGTTTTCTAAAAAAGAAAAAGCAAAACGAAATTAACGAAACTTATGAAGAATGTATTGATAGATTAAATAATGGGTTTGATACACTATTTTTAAAACTTTGTGATATTCAAAAATCATCAATTTATAAAAACTATAAACTACAAGATTTTAATTCAAACAAAAAATCAATTGAGATTAAAGATAAATTTGATATTTTTAAAAGTTTAGATTTATATAGTAAGTCAAAATTAATAAAAGAATTTTTGAATTATTATAAATACGAGAAAAATGATTTAGATTTTAGTCTTATAGATATTGATAAAAAAGCAAATTGTTTACAAAAAACTCTTCAAGAAGATTTGATTAAGGATTTTGTTATTGTTGATGAGTCTGTTACAGGATTGTTTGTGAAAAAAGAAAGGCTTGAATAA
- the cas1 gene encoding type II CRISPR-associated endonuclease Cas1: MAGWRTIVITERCKLDLRYNNMNIRKNESLKQVNISEIGVLIIESTSVSITSALLSELMKNKIKVIFCDETHNPESELIPYYGGYDSSERIKSQIFWDDEIKENLWTLIVSEKIRKQMEVLKYFNLKEYKLLENYMFQVEHFDSTNREGHAAKVYFNSLFGVNFNRDDKENVINMALDYGYSILLSLFNREVVSNGYITNIGLFHRNKFNPFNLSCDFMEPFRPLVDKLVVEMGIDNFGTDEKRNLQQLLSTQLYIKNKEYYLQDVIKIYTKSLLDGLDERDLTNIWFYENEL; this comes from the coding sequence ATGGCGGGTTGGAGAACAATAGTAATAACAGAAAGATGTAAGCTTGATTTAAGATATAACAATATGAATATAAGGAAAAATGAAAGTTTAAAACAGGTTAATATTTCAGAAATAGGTGTGCTTATTATAGAAAGCACATCTGTTTCTATAACCTCTGCGTTACTTAGTGAACTTATGAAAAATAAAATTAAAGTTATTTTTTGTGATGAAACACATAATCCTGAATCAGAATTAATTCCATATTATGGGGGTTACGATTCCAGTGAGAGAATAAAAAGTCAAATTTTTTGGGATGATGAAATAAAAGAAAATCTTTGGACACTAATAGTATCAGAAAAGATAAGAAAACAAATGGAAGTTTTGAAGTATTTTAATCTTAAGGAGTATAAACTTTTAGAAAATTATATGTTTCAAGTAGAACATTTTGATTCAACAAACAGAGAGGGACATGCTGCAAAAGTATATTTTAATTCACTTTTTGGAGTTAATTTTAATAGAGATGATAAAGAAAATGTTATAAATATGGCTTTAGACTATGGTTATTCTATCTTACTGTCTCTTTTTAATAGAGAAGTTGTTAGCAATGGTTATATAACGAATATCGGACTATTTCACAGAAACAAATTTAATCCTTTTAATTTATCTTGTGATTTTATGGAACCTTTTAGACCTTTAGTTGACAAATTGGTAGTAGAAATGGGAATTGACAATTTTGGCACTGATGAAAAAAGAAATTTACAACAACTTTTATCTACTCAATTATATATAAAAAATAAAGAATATTATTTACAGGATGTTATTAAAATTTATACTAAAAGTTTATTAGATGGTTTAGACGAAAGAGATTTAACAAATATATGGTTTTACGAAAATGAGTTATAG
- a CDS encoding ribonuclease HII yields the protein MEIREELENIYKKYNLIIGVDEVGRGCLAGPVVSCAIIMKKDSKIEGVTDSKKLSKKKRLALYDKILEECVGYGIGIVDNVKIDEINIKQASRLAMKIAISNIKDLDGNKVSGDFLITDAEKVDVDIPQINLIHGDELSYVVSCASIIAKEYRDSMFVEYEKKYPNYNFIKNVGYGTKAHYKGIDENGVTPIHRVTFLKKYFEKKKDYES from the coding sequence ATGGAAATTAGAGAAGAACTGGAGAATATCTACAAAAAATATAATTTAATTATTGGTGTTGATGAAGTTGGAAGAGGTTGTCTTGCTGGACCTGTCGTTTCTTGCGCAATTATTATGAAAAAAGATAGCAAGATTGAGGGAGTAACGGACAGTAAGAAACTTTCCAAAAAGAAAAGACTTGCACTTTATGATAAGATTTTAGAAGAATGTGTAGGATATGGAATTGGAATTGTAGATAATGTAAAAATTGATGAAATTAATATTAAACAGGCGAGTAGGCTTGCTATGAAGATTGCAATTTCAAATATAAAGGATTTAGACGGAAATAAAGTTTCAGGTGATTTTTTGATAACTGATGCAGAAAAAGTTGATGTTGATATTCCACAGATTAATTTAATTCATGGCGACGAGCTTTCTTATGTAGTTTCCTGTGCTTCAATAATTGCAAAGGAATACAGGGATAGTATGTTTGTCGAGTATGAGAAAAAGTATCCGAACTATAATTTTATAAAGAATGTAGGCTATGGAACAAAGGCTCATTATAAAGGTATTGATGAAAATGGAGTTACTCCTATTCATAGAGTAACTTTTTTGAAAAAATATTTTGAAAAGAAAAAAGATTATGAAAGCTAA
- the cas2 gene encoding CRISPR-associated endonuclease Cas2 — protein MSYRFMRILLFFDLPTLENEDLKEYRHFRKFLISNGFIMLQESCYVKMLLNSTSADNFLSKLKKNLPPKGLVQVITITEKQFQKMETLVGEYETAILDSDERIEVF, from the coding sequence ATGAGTTATAGATTTATGAGAATATTATTATTTTTTGATTTACCAACTTTAGAAAATGAAGATTTAAAAGAGTATAGACATTTTAGAAAGTTTTTAATAAGTAACGGATTTATAATGTTACAAGAATCTTGCTATGTAAAAATGCTTTTAAACTCAACCTCTGCAGATAATTTTTTATCTAAATTAAAGAAAAACTTGCCACCCAAAGGACTTGTTCAAGTAATTACAATAACAGAGAAGCAATTTCAAAAAATGGAAACTTTAGTTGGTGAATATGAAACTGCTATTTTAGATAGTGATGAAAGGATAGAAGTGTTTTGA
- the csn2 gene encoding type II-A CRISPR-associated protein Csn2, with translation MKLQLKNFNFNVDLDEKINTIIIENKIEYRKIVNSFVNELNIRDGNILLSKDIELLVPDKYLFTFYDYFTFDINKYALTRFYKKLKEIAILEHSIETSNLKSKIEEYVFNLTKQYDMYLDISCDLDVAEILKSLNVKIKQYSELLLDKIINYINVINEIFGIKYFVFIGFKEYFNEDEILDFYEYIIYNDFSIVLVEPNNLKTVQTKEKTYIIDEDLCEIY, from the coding sequence TTGAAACTACAATTAAAAAATTTTAATTTTAATGTTGATTTAGATGAAAAGATTAATACCATTATTATTGAAAATAAAATTGAATATAGAAAGATTGTAAATTCGTTTGTTAATGAATTAAATATCCGAGATGGAAATATTTTACTATCAAAGGATATTGAACTATTAGTACCAGATAAATATTTATTCACTTTCTATGATTATTTTACTTTTGATATCAATAAATATGCACTTACTAGATTTTATAAAAAATTAAAAGAAATAGCTATATTGGAACATTCAATTGAAACCTCTAATTTAAAAAGTAAGATTGAAGAATATGTTTTTAATCTTACTAAACAATACGATATGTATTTGGATATATCTTGTGATTTGGATGTTGCGGAAATATTGAAATCTTTGAATGTAAAAATAAAACAATATAGTGAATTACTACTTGATAAAATTATAAATTATATCAATGTAATAAATGAAATATTTGGAATTAAATATTTTGTATTTATTGGTTTTAAAGAGTATTTTAACGAAGATGAAATTCTTGACTTTTATGAATATATAATCTATAATGATTTTAGTATAGTCTTAGTTGAACCTAATAATCTAAAAACTGTTCAAACTAAAGAAAAAACTTATATAATTGACGAAGACCTATGTGAAATATATTGA
- a CDS encoding MogA/MoaB family molybdenum cofactor biosynthesis protein has translation MFTAYVITVSDKGSVGERVDTSGEVIVEILKENNYEVIDKIIIPDNQATIEKKLKYACDILEADLILTTGGTGFSKRDVTPEATLNVATKNAFGICDSIRQYSLTITKRAMLSRAVSVIRNDSLIINLPGSPKAVRESLEYIIDSVEHGLQILLGTASECARK, from the coding sequence ATGTTTACTGCTTATGTAATTACCGTTTCTGACAAGGGGTCAGTTGGAGAGAGAGTTGATACTTCAGGAGAAGTAATTGTTGAGATATTAAAAGAAAATAATTATGAAGTTATTGATAAGATTATTATTCCGGATAATCAAGCAACAATAGAAAAAAAGTTAAAATATGCCTGTGATATTTTAGAAGCTGATTTAATTTTAACAACAGGTGGAACAGGCTTTAGTAAGAGAGATGTTACGCCTGAGGCAACTTTGAATGTTGCGACTAAAAACGCTTTTGGAATTTGTGATTCCATAAGACAATACAGTTTGACAATCACTAAGAGGGCAATGCTTTCAAGAGCTGTTTCAGTTATTAGAAACGACAGCTTAATTATAAATTTACCCGGTAGTCCAAAAGCTGTTAGAGAATCTTTAGAGTATATAATAGATTCCGTAGAGCATGGACTTCAAATACTTTTAGGAACGGCATCCGAATGTGCTAGAAAGTAG
- a CDS encoding class I SAM-dependent methyltransferase: MDVKINNTKTLIEFFMKNYISEIKVAVDMTVGNGFDSKNILEILQPEKLYCFDIQKEALDNSKILLEKYSNCELILENHKNFYKFVKENIDFAIYNLGYLPKGDKYITTNADDVEESLKKLLEKLNSKGVIFITFYIGHSAGQIESLEISKFLQNLNQKEYTILKFTFENQKNNPPYVVMIQKI; the protein is encoded by the coding sequence GTGGATGTAAAAATAAATAATACAAAGACTTTAATTGAATTTTTTATGAAAAATTATATTAGTGAAATTAAAGTTGCAGTTGACATGACAGTTGGTAATGGGTTTGACTCTAAAAATATTTTAGAGATATTACAGCCTGAAAAACTTTATTGTTTTGATATTCAAAAAGAAGCTTTGGATAATTCAAAAATTTTGCTTGAAAAATATTCGAATTGTGAATTGATTTTAGAAAATCATAAAAATTTTTATAAATTTGTAAAAGAAAATATTGATTTTGCAATATATAATTTGGGTTATTTACCTAAAGGAGATAAATATATAACTACTAATGCAGACGATGTTGAAGAAAGTTTAAAGAAATTGCTCGAGAAATTAAATTCTAAAGGAGTTATTTTCATAACTTTTTATATTGGACATTCTGCTGGTCAGATTGAGAGTTTAGAAATATCAAAATTTTTACAAAACTTAAACCAAAAAGAATATACCATTCTTAAATTTACCTTTGAAAATCAAAAAAATAATCCACCTTATGTGGTTATGATTCAGAAAATATAA